Proteins encoded within one genomic window of Humulus lupulus chromosome 1, drHumLupu1.1, whole genome shotgun sequence:
- the LOC133832689 gene encoding uncharacterized protein LOC133832689: MVQPVAMGQVANVSCVYCGDGHTFESCPSNPASVCYVGNQNVNRNNPYSNSYNPGWRQHPNFSWGGQGASSSGAPMQGKPTYPPGFSQQPPRVQQPPPPQVSQSSSLESLMKEYMAKNDAVIQSQAASLRNLEIQMGQLANDLRNRPQGTLPSDTKNARRDGKEQCKVVTLRNGKNLELNGEKDKRKNEPTSIQIGEEKSEKSASSAAEFTQNATTSVQQSAAEKCLSKPPPSFPLRFQKQQQDGQFRRFLDVLKQLHINIRRVEALEQMPNYVKFFKDILTKKRRLGEFEMVALMEGCSAMLKSKIPPKLKDPGSFTIPCSIGGRDVGRALCDLGASINLMPMSIFKKLGNGEARPTTITLQLADCSMAHPEGKI, translated from the coding sequence ATGGTACAACCAGTTGCTATGGGACAAGTTGCCAATGTGTCTTGTGTctattgtggagatgggcacacTTTTGAGAGTTGTCCTTCAAATCCCGCCTCGGTTTGCtatgtggggaatcaaaatgTCAACCGTAACAACCCATATTCAAACTCTTACAATCCGGGGTGGAGGCAACATCCAAATTTCtcatgggggggtcaaggagctagttcaagTGGAGCACCAATGCAAGGCAAGCCAACATATCCGCCGGGGTTTTCTCAACAACCACCAAGAGTGCAACAACCTCCTCCGCCTCAAGTATCTCAATCAAGctctttggagagtttaatgaaagaatatatggccaagaatgatgcTGTGATTCAGAGCCAAGCAGCCTCCTTGAGAAACCTTGAGATTCAAATGGGGCAATTGGCTAATGACTTGAGGAATAGGCCGCAAGGCACCTTGCCTAGTGACACCAAAAATGCAAGGAGGGATGGCAAAGAGCAGTGCAAAGTGGTGACTTTGAGGAATGGGAAAAATCTGGAGTTAAATGGGGAGAAAGATAAGCGAAAAaatgagcccacttcaatccaaattGGTGAAGAGAAGAGTGAAAAGTCAGCAAGTTCAGCTGCTGAATTTACCCAGAATGCTACAACATCCGTTCAGCAATCTGCAGCAGAAAAGTGTTTGAGCAAGCCACCTCCATCATTTCCTCTAAGATTTCAAAAACAGCAACAAGATGGCCAATTCCGCAGGTTCTTAGACGTTTTGAAGCAACTCCATATCAATATACGACGAGTGGAGGCCTTGGAGCAAATGCCAAATTATGTAAAGTTTTTTAAGGACATTTTGACTAAGAAAAGGAGACTTGGTGAGTTTGAAATGGTGGCCTTGATGGAAGGTTGTAGTGCCATGTTGAAGAGtaaaattcctcctaaattgaAGGATCCAGGTAGCTTTACAATTCCTTGTTCTATTGGTGGAAGAGATGTGGGTagagctttatgtgatttgggaGCTAGTATTAACTTAATGCCTATGTCTATTTTCAAGAAGTTGGGAAATGGAGAAGCAAGGCCAACAACCATCACTTTGCAATTGGCGGATTGTTCTATGGCTCACCCGGAAGGAAAAATATAA